Proteins encoded together in one Caldicellulosiruptor saccharolyticus DSM 8903 window:
- a CDS encoding DAK2 domain-containing protein, whose amino-acid sequence MKFLTADVLKDMLRAANNYLKLNIKKINALNVFPVPDGDTGTNMSATLDSSIKEINGKVFETVDELMNTVAFGSLKGARGNSGVILSQLLRGFAKELKGKEVLDIPTFVACLKSASASAYRAVMKPTEGTMLTVARGIAEDVEKEVLSNSVSEIEELLEICVLSGKKWLSKTPEMLPILKEANVVDSGGMGLVVIFEGMYKFLKEGISFEDVQEEEAYKVASVKTEEIKFTYCTEFFITGLKKNIEDEFKQYLQTVGDSIIVIQDGEILKTHVHTNSPGKVIERALKYGELINIKIDNMKYQHQEFVKAETDQRNNENIEDEIITKEYGFVAVSQGEGFNEILKGLGVDYIIEGGQTMNPSADDFISAIKNVPAKNIFVFPNNKNVIMSAELSLQLINTKKNIKVVKTNNIPECIAALIRFDINSDVETNIKRMQEAINSIKVAEVTQAVRDTKINGFKIKEGDFIGISKKEIIQSGKDLIEVAISCVKKIVDDSTQILSIYYGKNVNSDDVQKLVDELKAEYPQIDIESYESGNDIYHFIIVAEM is encoded by the coding sequence ATGAAATTTTTAACAGCAGATGTATTAAAGGATATGCTAAGGGCAGCTAACAACTATTTAAAATTGAACATAAAAAAAATTAATGCTCTGAATGTCTTTCCTGTACCAGATGGAGATACAGGCACAAACATGTCTGCAACACTTGATAGTAGCATTAAAGAAATTAATGGCAAAGTATTTGAAACTGTTGATGAGCTTATGAATACTGTTGCTTTTGGCAGCCTAAAAGGTGCTAGAGGAAACTCTGGGGTTATACTTTCACAGCTTTTAAGAGGCTTCGCAAAGGAACTAAAAGGAAAAGAAGTACTTGATATTCCAACGTTTGTTGCCTGTCTTAAATCAGCATCTGCAAGTGCTTATAGAGCAGTAATGAAACCCACAGAAGGTACAATGCTTACCGTTGCAAGAGGGATAGCCGAGGATGTTGAAAAGGAAGTATTGTCAAATTCTGTAAGCGAAATAGAAGAACTTCTCGAGATATGTGTTCTGAGTGGGAAAAAGTGGCTCAGTAAAACCCCTGAGATGTTGCCTATATTAAAAGAAGCAAATGTTGTTGACAGTGGTGGTATGGGGCTTGTTGTAATTTTTGAAGGGATGTATAAATTTTTGAAAGAAGGGATTAGTTTTGAAGATGTACAAGAGGAAGAAGCTTATAAAGTAGCTTCTGTTAAAACTGAGGAGATAAAATTTACTTATTGTACAGAGTTTTTTATAACAGGACTGAAAAAAAATATAGAGGATGAGTTTAAGCAATATCTTCAGACTGTAGGTGATTCAATTATAGTAATCCAAGATGGTGAGATTTTAAAAACCCATGTTCACACAAACTCACCTGGCAAGGTAATAGAAAGGGCTTTAAAATATGGGGAGCTTATAAATATAAAAATTGACAATATGAAATATCAGCACCAAGAGTTTGTGAAGGCTGAGACAGACCAAAGAAATAATGAGAATATTGAGGATGAAATAATTACCAAGGAATATGGGTTTGTTGCTGTATCTCAGGGTGAAGGCTTTAACGAGATCTTAAAAGGTTTGGGTGTTGACTATATTATAGAAGGCGGACAGACAATGAACCCCAGCGCAGATGATTTTATAAGTGCCATAAAAAATGTCCCGGCTAAAAATATATTTGTGTTTCCAAACAACAAAAACGTTATAATGTCAGCTGAACTGTCTCTTCAGCTAATCAATACAAAAAAGAACATAAAAGTAGTAAAAACTAATAACATTCCAGAATGCATTGCAGCACTCATACGGTTTGACATAAACTCAGATGTTGAAACAAATATCAAGCGCATGCAAGAAGCGATAAATTCTATAAAAGTTGCTGAGGTTACTCAGGCTGTAAGAGATACAAAGATTAATGGTTTTAAGATAAAAGAAGGTGATTTCATAGGAATATCTAAAAAAGAGATAATACAATCTGGCAAAGACCTTATAGAGGTTGCAATATCTTGTGTAAAGAAGATTGTTGATGACAGCACTCAAATTTTGAGCATCTACTATGGTAAAAATGTTAATTCTGATGATGTTCAAAAATTGGTAGATGAACTCAAAGCTGAATATCCTCAAATTGACATAGAAAGCTATGAAAGTGGGAATGACATTTATCACTTTATAATTGTTGCTGAGATGTGA
- a CDS encoding molybdopterin-dependent oxidoreductase, translated as MIKKVFCPLDCFDSCAILAEVQDGRALKLSGSKDHPITQGFLCKKGYRLLDKVYSEERIKKPLLRVKNDFHEVDWNTALDLIAERIEEILKRYNSSAILYYSGDGYEGYLRNIERLFFDYLGGATYSEGSLCWGAGLLAQKADFGNSLCHSPFDLFNSNWIVLWGRNALWTNLHLYYLVLKAKKQGKKVMVIDIYKSPTFKIADIGIVIKPSSDSYLAYGAIKCIIENGKEDRNFIDNHSIGFEEVKKIAESLSYKEVEEKCGISKAVIEQVAQVFLQKPVSTFIGYGPQRYTNGVNTVRTIDYLVAISGNVGIKGGGANFAHRFTENLEPVFKDDKRAVKKRFYNRAKLGEYLKSLSDPPIEFVYISAGNPVSQCPDSDLVFRELQKRFVVNVDMFLTATSYASTLVLPAASFLEKEDIFIPNMWHDYIGISEKAIEKIGEAKSEVEIINELAKRLNLDFPIKSEKEWVDVVKQHLEKNLNIKLEGHFTRGCAIDVPWEDRVFLTKSKKFEFKNDILGVAVPCTDDSQKLLKNQLRLVTIHSDKTLHSQEFFERKKLAYINPLDAKRLNISDRDRILIYNGCGGFILNVCLSEKVGRGFIIVEEGFQNEKIETINSCLFGFTAEKDSQAAFNSNFVFVKKVAT; from the coding sequence ATGATTAAAAAAGTTTTCTGCCCGCTTGATTGTTTTGACAGCTGTGCAATTTTGGCAGAAGTACAAGATGGTAGAGCTTTAAAACTTTCAGGTAGCAAAGACCATCCCATTACTCAGGGTTTTTTGTGCAAAAAAGGCTATAGACTACTTGACAAAGTTTACTCTGAGGAGAGAATAAAAAAACCCCTCTTGAGAGTGAAAAACGATTTTCACGAGGTTGACTGGAATACTGCACTTGATCTGATAGCAGAGAGAATAGAAGAAATTTTGAAAAGATACAATTCAAGTGCTATTTTGTACTATAGTGGGGATGGATACGAAGGATATTTAAGAAATATAGAAAGGTTGTTTTTTGATTACTTGGGTGGAGCTACATATTCTGAGGGTAGCCTTTGTTGGGGTGCTGGCTTGCTTGCACAAAAGGCAGACTTTGGAAATTCACTTTGTCATTCACCTTTTGATTTGTTCAATTCCAACTGGATTGTGCTGTGGGGAAGGAATGCATTATGGACAAACCTACACCTTTATTATCTTGTTTTAAAGGCTAAAAAACAAGGCAAAAAGGTAATGGTGATTGATATATACAAATCTCCTACTTTTAAGATAGCTGATATAGGAATTGTGATAAAACCATCTTCTGACTCTTATCTTGCTTATGGAGCAATTAAGTGTATAATTGAAAATGGCAAAGAGGATAGGAATTTTATTGATAATCATTCTATTGGGTTTGAAGAAGTAAAGAAAATTGCCGAAAGTCTTTCATATAAAGAGGTTGAAGAAAAGTGTGGGATATCGAAAGCAGTAATTGAACAAGTTGCACAGGTTTTTTTGCAAAAGCCTGTTTCAACCTTTATTGGCTATGGACCACAGAGATATACAAATGGTGTTAATACAGTCAGGACAATTGACTATCTTGTTGCAATTTCTGGGAATGTAGGCATAAAAGGTGGCGGTGCGAATTTTGCTCACAGGTTTACGGAAAACCTTGAGCCAGTTTTCAAAGATGACAAAAGGGCTGTGAAAAAGCGTTTTTATAATAGAGCAAAACTTGGAGAGTATCTCAAGAGTTTATCAGATCCGCCAATTGAATTTGTTTATATCTCAGCAGGAAATCCTGTTTCGCAATGTCCTGATTCTGACTTGGTGTTCAGGGAACTTCAAAAAAGGTTTGTTGTCAATGTAGATATGTTCTTAACAGCAACTTCTTATGCCTCTACCTTAGTTTTGCCTGCAGCAAGTTTTCTGGAAAAGGAAGATATATTCATCCCGAATATGTGGCATGACTATATAGGTATTTCAGAAAAGGCTATTGAGAAGATAGGTGAAGCCAAGTCAGAGGTTGAGATAATAAATGAGCTTGCAAAAAGGCTAAATCTTGATTTTCCTATAAAATCCGAAAAAGAGTGGGTAGATGTTGTAAAACAGCACCTTGAGAAAAACCTGAATATAAAACTTGAAGGCCATTTTACAAGAGGCTGTGCAATCGATGTGCCATGGGAAGACAGAGTATTTTTGACAAAGAGTAAGAAATTTGAGTTTAAAAATGACATCTTAGGAGTTGCTGTTCCGTGTACAGATGACAGCCAAAAGCTTTTAAAAAATCAGTTGAGGCTTGTGACGATTCACTCTGACAAGACGCTGCACTCTCAAGAGTTTTTTGAAAGAAAAAAGCTTGCTTATATCAATCCTCTTGATGCAAAGAGGTTAAATATCTCAGACAGGGATAGAATTTTAATATACAATGGATGTGGAGGTTTTATTTTGAATGTGTGCCTAAGCGAAAAGGTAGGCAGAGGATTTATAATTGTGGAAGAGGGATTCCAAAACGAAAAGATAGAGACAATAAACTCTTGTCTTTTTGGTTTTACAGCTGAAAAAGATTCTCAGGCTGCTTTTAATTCTAATTTTGTGTTTGTCAAAAAGGTGGCAACATGA
- a CDS encoding class I SAM-dependent rRNA methyltransferase: protein MAKVFLAKGKGLRVENGHPWVFRHEVERIDGEFEDGDIVEVYNFKKKFVGKGFINSKSQILVRILTRKNEEINIDFFRKRIQDAWEYRKSIGYVNNCRLIFAEADFLPGLIVDKFGDVLVMQTLSKGVDRYKDKLVDILVDVVNPKAIYERNDAKVREIEGLELKKGFLYGKSSTEVEIEENGIKMIVDIENGQKTGYFLDQKENRVAIRNFVSDKTVLDCFCHTGGFTVNAAKFGASKVIGVDISDTAIEQAMKNAKLNNVENKCEFVVSNVFDYLNELDDKKEKYDVVILDPPAFAKSVHTIENAKRGYKEINLRAMKILKKGGILVTCSCSHYMKPDLFFEVIKDAAKDAKKTLRMIEYRTQAKDHPYLINYEESLYLKCFIFQVL from the coding sequence ATGGCAAAGGTGTTCCTGGCAAAAGGAAAAGGCTTGAGAGTTGAAAATGGACATCCTTGGGTATTCAGACATGAGGTTGAAAGAATAGATGGGGAGTTTGAAGATGGCGATATTGTGGAAGTTTATAATTTCAAAAAAAAGTTTGTTGGTAAAGGTTTTATAAACTCAAAATCACAAATCTTAGTAAGAATTCTTACAAGGAAGAACGAAGAGATTAACATAGATTTTTTCAGAAAAAGAATTCAAGATGCGTGGGAGTATAGAAAGAGTATAGGATATGTTAATAATTGCAGACTTATTTTTGCAGAAGCTGATTTCTTGCCGGGACTTATTGTTGACAAATTCGGCGATGTTCTGGTTATGCAAACACTTTCAAAAGGTGTTGACAGATACAAGGATAAGCTGGTAGATATATTAGTTGATGTGGTAAATCCAAAAGCAATATATGAGAGAAATGATGCAAAGGTAAGAGAGATTGAAGGGCTTGAGCTTAAGAAAGGCTTTTTATATGGAAAGTCTTCTACAGAGGTTGAGATAGAAGAAAATGGTATAAAGATGATTGTTGACATAGAAAATGGACAAAAGACAGGGTATTTTTTGGACCAAAAAGAAAACAGGGTTGCAATCAGAAATTTTGTAAGTGACAAGACTGTTCTTGACTGTTTTTGCCATACAGGCGGTTTTACAGTAAATGCTGCAAAGTTTGGGGCATCGAAAGTCATTGGAGTTGACATTTCAGACACAGCAATTGAGCAGGCAATGAAAAATGCAAAACTGAACAATGTTGAAAACAAATGTGAGTTTGTGGTTTCGAATGTCTTTGACTATTTAAATGAGCTTGATGACAAAAAGGAAAAGTACGATGTTGTGATTTTGGACCCGCCTGCTTTTGCTAAAAGTGTTCATACAATTGAAAATGCAAAAAGAGGATATAAAGAGATAAACTTAAGAGCTATGAAAATACTCAAAAAAGGTGGTATTTTGGTCACGTGTTCATGTTCACACTATATGAAGCCAGATTTGTTCTTTGAGGTAATAAAAGATGCAGCGAAAGATGCCAAAAAGACCTTGAGAATGATTGAGTATAGAACACAGGCAAAAGACCATCCGTATCTTATAAATTATGAAGAATCACTATACCTAAAGTGCTTTATATTCCAAGTTTTATAG
- a CDS encoding RsmB/NOP family class I SAM-dependent RNA methyltransferase, whose product MNLPEEFLSKMKEILKDEFEDFVKVYDFDSYKGFRVNTAKVSVDEFMKRIGIEFEKVPWCEDGFYINDEIRLSKHPYYFAGLIYIQEPSAMFPVEALDVKEGEKVLDLCAAPGGKTIQIAAKIGPNGMLVSNDVKPTRIKALVKNVENLGLTNVVILNNKPKEIAESYGAYFDKILVDAPCSGEGMFRKDPTSAKKWTSNHPQKYVNLQRSIMTEVDELLKVGGEIVYSTCTFEPEENEGIIDWFLKKHKNYEVVEIKKYPGFSDGLEINGNLELKKTVRIYPHKVKGEGHFVCKLKKVKESGNEWVFEPKRYQVDKSDLEIFEKFCQKHFDIDFKMFENRVFYKKADKLYLGYEGPFDKITPIRNGLLLGEVYKGRFYPSAHLISSLKFENLKKAINFSVNDERLIRYLKGETIENVENLKGFVAVCVDGFTLGWGKAEGHIIKNYFPRGWRLE is encoded by the coding sequence TTGAACTTACCAGAAGAGTTTTTGTCAAAGATGAAAGAGATTTTGAAAGATGAGTTTGAAGATTTTGTAAAGGTGTATGATTTTGATAGTTACAAAGGATTTAGGGTAAATACTGCAAAGGTTTCGGTTGATGAATTCATGAAGCGGATTGGTATAGAGTTTGAAAAAGTTCCATGGTGTGAAGATGGGTTTTATATCAACGATGAAATTAGACTGAGTAAACACCCTTACTATTTTGCTGGACTTATCTACATCCAAGAGCCATCGGCAATGTTTCCTGTTGAGGCTTTAGATGTAAAAGAAGGTGAAAAGGTTTTAGATTTGTGTGCAGCACCAGGCGGCAAGACAATCCAGATTGCAGCAAAGATTGGACCAAATGGTATGCTTGTTTCAAATGATGTCAAACCAACAAGGATAAAGGCCCTTGTTAAGAATGTAGAAAATCTTGGACTTACAAATGTTGTAATTTTGAATAACAAGCCAAAAGAAATAGCTGAAAGCTATGGTGCATACTTTGACAAAATTTTGGTTGATGCACCTTGTTCAGGTGAAGGGATGTTTCGCAAAGACCCGACTTCTGCCAAAAAGTGGACTTCAAATCATCCACAAAAATATGTTAATTTGCAAAGAAGTATTATGACAGAAGTAGATGAGCTTTTAAAAGTAGGTGGTGAGATAGTCTACTCTACTTGTACATTTGAGCCTGAAGAAAATGAAGGGATAATTGATTGGTTTTTGAAAAAACATAAAAACTACGAGGTAGTTGAGATAAAAAAATACCCAGGATTTTCTGATGGGCTTGAAATAAATGGAAATCTAGAGCTTAAAAAAACTGTTAGAATCTATCCCCACAAAGTTAAAGGTGAAGGGCATTTTGTATGTAAGCTGAAGAAGGTAAAAGAAAGTGGCAATGAATGGGTTTTTGAACCGAAAAGATATCAAGTTGACAAAAGTGATTTAGAGATTTTTGAAAAATTTTGCCAAAAGCACTTTGATATAGATTTTAAAATGTTTGAAAACAGGGTATTTTATAAAAAGGCTGACAAGCTTTATTTAGGATATGAAGGACCGTTTGACAAAATTACTCCTATAAGAAATGGGCTTTTGCTTGGAGAGGTTTACAAAGGGAGGTTTTATCCTTCAGCGCACCTTATCTCAAGTCTTAAATTCGAGAATTTAAAAAAAGCAATCAACTTTTCTGTAAATGATGAAAGGCTAATTAGGTATCTCAAGGGTGAGACTATTGAGAATGTTGAAAATTTAAAAGGATTTGTTGCTGTGTGTGTAGATGGTTTTACACTTGGCTGGGGTAAGGCAGAAGGGCATATAATAAAGAACTATTTTCCAAGAGGGTGGAGATTAGAGTAA
- a CDS encoding Asp23/Gls24 family envelope stress response protein has product MGVYFENEFGKIEITNDCIATIIGLSSMESYGVVGMASKSVTDGIVNLLGRENLQKGIKVIAENGVVNADIHIIVEYGTRIPVIAENIKERVSYAIEKYTGLKPGNINIYVDGIRL; this is encoded by the coding sequence ATGGGTGTGTATTTTGAAAATGAGTTTGGTAAGATAGAGATAACAAATGATTGTATTGCAACAATTATAGGGTTGAGCAGTATGGAGAGCTATGGCGTTGTTGGGATGGCATCAAAGAGTGTTACAGATGGGATTGTAAATTTACTTGGCAGAGAAAACCTTCAAAAAGGGATAAAAGTCATAGCAGAAAATGGAGTTGTTAATGCTGATATCCATATAATTGTGGAATATGGTACAAGAATTCCTGTAATTGCTGAAAATATCAAGGAGAGGGTATCGTATGCAATTGAAAAGTACACTGGCTTAAAACCAGGTAATATTAATATTTATGTGGATGGTATTCGCTTGTAA
- the nadC gene encoding carboxylating nicotinate-nucleotide diphosphorylase, with protein MLNFLIVDKFIKEALIEDMPYGDITTDLLIPQDSISSAILIAKEDGILCGIDVAKRVFEILDENIEFEKIKSDGEPIKKGDILAKIKGNTRAILKGERLALNLLQRMSGVATVTNRLSQKIKGYRAIVTDTRKTVPLLRMLDKYGVFVGGGKNHRYSLSDAVLIKDNHIKAVGSIKEAIKRARENIPHTMKIEVEVRTMNEFEEALEAGADIIMLDHFGLDDMKKAVEAASGKALIEASGNITLENIEEIAKTGVDIISVGSITHSVKSLDISLDFVEM; from the coding sequence ATGTTGAATTTTTTAATAGTCGATAAGTTTATCAAGGAAGCATTGATAGAAGATATGCCATATGGAGATATAACAACAGACCTGTTGATACCTCAAGACAGTATATCTTCGGCCATTTTAATTGCGAAAGAAGATGGAATTTTATGTGGTATAGATGTTGCGAAAAGGGTATTTGAGATACTGGATGAAAATATAGAATTTGAAAAGATAAAATCAGATGGAGAACCTATTAAAAAGGGAGATATATTAGCAAAGATTAAAGGAAATACTCGAGCAATTTTAAAAGGTGAAAGGTTAGCCCTGAATCTGCTTCAGAGGATGAGCGGGGTTGCAACTGTTACAAATAGACTTTCTCAAAAGATAAAAGGTTACAGGGCAATTGTGACAGACACAAGAAAGACTGTTCCTCTTTTGCGGATGCTTGACAAGTACGGAGTTTTTGTTGGTGGTGGGAAAAACCATAGGTATTCCTTGTCTGATGCAGTTTTGATAAAAGACAACCATATCAAAGCTGTAGGAAGTATAAAAGAGGCAATAAAAAGAGCAAGAGAAAACATACCTCACACAATGAAGATAGAGGTTGAAGTGAGGACAATGAATGAATTTGAAGAAGCACTTGAAGCAGGTGCTGATATTATCATGCTTGACCACTTTGGGCTTGATGATATGAAAAAAGCTGTAGAAGCAGCATCAGGGAAGGCTTTGATTGAGGCATCTGGCAATATAACATTGGAGAATATCGAGGAGATTGCAAAAACAGGGGTTGACATTATATCAGTCGGTAGTATTACTCATTCTGTAAAAAGTCTTGATATTAGTCTTGACTTTGTAGAAATGTGA
- a CDS encoding molybdenum cofactor guanylyltransferase, translating to MKNLFILAGGKSSRLGFDKLNITICGKNVVEIIDQNIGDLFDQKFIVVKEEKVLKLKNFKVIKDALKIDAPVAGVITSLIYSQSDKNFICACDMPFINRDLVKYMLQFEGYDAVVPFYNGYFEPLCCVYSKTFLKSALECVSKGILSLNFALRNSNIKKIELNEILQFDSMLMSFKNINTIQDLEEANEQFKSAFAEHV from the coding sequence ATGAAAAATCTATTTATACTTGCAGGTGGAAAATCAAGCCGACTTGGCTTTGACAAGCTAAACATAACTATTTGTGGGAAGAACGTTGTTGAGATAATAGACCAAAACATAGGAGATTTATTTGATCAAAAGTTTATTGTTGTAAAAGAAGAAAAAGTCTTAAAGTTAAAAAATTTTAAAGTGATAAAAGATGCACTTAAAATTGATGCACCTGTGGCAGGAGTTATTACAAGTTTGATATATTCTCAAAGCGATAAAAATTTTATTTGTGCATGTGACATGCCATTTATCAACAGAGATTTAGTAAAATATATGCTACAGTTTGAAGGGTATGACGCAGTTGTGCCATTTTACAATGGCTATTTTGAACCTTTATGCTGTGTGTATAGCAAAACATTTTTAAAAAGTGCACTTGAGTGTGTCAGCAAAGGGATATTATCGCTTAACTTTGCACTAAGAAATTCAAATATAAAAAAGATAGAGCTAAATGAAATACTACAATTTGATAGCATGTTAATGAGCTTTAAGAATATAAACACTATACAAGATTTGGAGGAGGCAAATGAGCAATTTAAAAGTGCGTTTGCCGAGCATGTTTGA
- a CDS encoding pseudouridine synthase yields MRLDRFLAHSGFGTRSEVKRLIKKGLVKVNGKQAKSPDLKIDEDKDVVQVGEEIVELQKRVYIMMNKPQGYVCSNDDPLSPTIFSLIPENLKYRNLHTVGRLDKDAEGLLIITNNGEYTHKVISPKKHIEKEYIVKLEKELNREKIKVFEDGVVLDDGYKTLPAKYTILDDFTVSLTIYEGKYHQIKRMFESIGNKVVYLKRVRIGRLKLDENLNPGEYKVLDELDAFSVFE; encoded by the coding sequence ATGAGGCTTGACAGGTTTTTAGCACACAGTGGTTTTGGAACAAGAAGCGAGGTAAAAAGGTTAATAAAGAAAGGCCTTGTAAAAGTAAATGGAAAACAAGCTAAAAGCCCTGATTTGAAAATTGATGAGGACAAAGATGTTGTACAGGTGGGAGAGGAAATAGTAGAGCTTCAAAAGAGGGTTTATATTATGATGAACAAGCCTCAAGGATATGTTTGTTCAAATGATGACCCGCTTTCACCTACTATTTTCTCGCTTATTCCGGAAAACCTAAAATATAGAAATTTGCACACGGTTGGTAGACTTGATAAAGACGCTGAGGGGCTTTTGATAATTACAAACAATGGAGAGTATACGCACAAAGTTATATCACCCAAAAAACACATAGAGAAGGAATACATTGTTAAGCTTGAGAAAGAGCTTAATAGAGAGAAGATAAAGGTATTTGAAGATGGTGTTGTTTTAGATGATGGTTATAAAACCTTGCCAGCAAAATATACTATATTAGACGATTTCACAGTTAGCCTTACAATTTATGAAGGAAAATACCATCAAATAAAGAGAATGTTTGAATCGATTGGGAATAAGGTTGTGTATTTAAAACGTGTCAGAATAGGTAGGTTAAAGTTAGATGAAAATTTGAATCCCGGCGAATATAAAGTGTTAGACGAGCTTGATGCTTTTTCAGTATTTGAGTAA
- a CDS encoding ECF transporter S component: MNQAGIKNLVKISIFGALAFVVMLIEFPLGIFPDFLKLDFSDSIALILSFALGPLSGVAVEFLKNVLHLFVTKTAGIGELANFMIGGCLVFVAGYIYNKNRTKKGAILALALSTLVFSIWAGILNYFVLLPLYEKALKFPITEIVKLAAKFNSLITDKFTLVLFSIIPFNLIKGAIISIVTFVLYKRLSKIVKR; this comes from the coding sequence ATGAACCAGGCAGGGATAAAAAATCTTGTTAAGATTTCTATATTTGGTGCACTTGCTTTTGTTGTAATGCTTATTGAGTTTCCCCTGGGGATATTTCCAGATTTTTTGAAACTTGATTTCAGTGACTCAATAGCACTTATTTTGTCATTTGCATTAGGGCCTTTGTCAGGAGTTGCAGTTGAATTCTTGAAAAATGTACTTCATCTTTTTGTTACAAAAACAGCTGGAATAGGTGAGCTTGCAAACTTTATGATAGGTGGTTGTTTAGTATTTGTTGCTGGATACATATACAATAAGAATAGAACAAAAAAGGGAGCTATATTAGCTTTAGCACTATCTACCTTAGTTTTTTCAATCTGGGCAGGAATTTTGAACTATTTTGTACTTCTTCCTTTGTATGAAAAGGCTTTAAAATTTCCTATAACAGAGATAGTAAAACTTGCTGCAAAGTTCAATAGTCTCATTACTGATAAGTTCACTCTGGTATTGTTTTCAATTATACCGTTTAACCTCATTAAAGGAGCGATAATATCTATTGTAACATTTGTGCTTTATAAGCGACTTTCAAAGATTGTAAAAAGATAG
- a CDS encoding NUDIX hydrolase, producing the protein MSNLKVRLPSMFDLSEIDVSRDLIEKKIDIEIETQEFFEYVNSKINVDRIGEVVFAVKNGDFILLVRQDEYPQGLYRVPSGGIGIGEKVVDALKREVKEELGIDVQKFSLIGVIEYNLCYKHKSYKFFSFVFLIDDYKKDSFAETDGEISEVLPVEVPRIKDYCDIIEQQSGFWKDWARLRYHSTYLVYEYLTQKRIK; encoded by the coding sequence ATGAGCAATTTAAAAGTGCGTTTGCCGAGCATGTTTGATTTGAGTGAGATAGATGTATCAAGGGATTTGATAGAGAAAAAAATTGATATAGAGATTGAAACTCAAGAATTTTTTGAATATGTAAACTCTAAGATAAACGTTGACAGAATTGGTGAGGTTGTATTTGCTGTCAAAAATGGTGATTTTATTTTGCTTGTAAGGCAGGATGAGTACCCTCAAGGTTTGTACAGAGTACCATCAGGTGGGATTGGAATTGGTGAAAAAGTGGTTGATGCCTTGAAAAGAGAAGTAAAAGAGGAGCTCGGGATTGATGTTCAAAAGTTTTCTTTGATAGGTGTTATCGAGTACAATCTTTGTTATAAACACAAATCATATAAGTTTTTCTCTTTCGTCTTCTTAATAGATGATTACAAAAAAGACAGCTTTGCAGAAACTGATGGAGAGATTTCTGAAGTTTTGCCTGTTGAAGTGCCAAGGATAAAAGACTATTGCGATATTATTGAGCAGCAGAGCGGTTTTTGGAAAGACTGGGCAAGATTGCGCTACCATTCTACTTATCTTGTATATGAGTACCTGACACAAAAGAGAATAAAATAA